In Arthrobacter citreus, a single genomic region encodes these proteins:
- a CDS encoding KamA family radical SAM protein yields the protein MKNQLYKPQRHWKDIPLWKDVTDEQWNDWLWQLTNTVRTLDDLKQVIDLTKDEEEGVRISTKTIPLNITPYYASLMNPTDPRCPIRMQSVPISKELNKTKYDSEDPLGEDDDSPVSGLTHRYPDRVLFLVTNQCSMYCRYCTRRRFSGQIGMGVPKKQLDEAIAYIRDTEEIRDVLISGGDGLLINDNILEYILKNLRAIDHVEIIRIGTRAPVVFPQRITENLCEILKKYHPVWLNTHFNTSIEVTEEAKKACEMLANAGVPVGNQSVILTGINDSVPIMKKLMHDLVKIRVRPYYIYQCDLSEGIGHFRAPVAKGLEIIEGLRGHTSGYAVPTAFFSCRTI from the coding sequence ATGAAAAATCAGCTTTATAAACCGCAAAGACATTGGAAGGATATTCCTTTATGGAAAGACGTTACCGATGAACAATGGAACGATTGGCTATGGCAATTAACGAATACTGTAAGAACATTGGATGATTTGAAGCAAGTGATTGATTTAACAAAGGATGAAGAAGAAGGAGTTAGAATATCCACAAAAACCATTCCTTTAAATATCACTCCATATTATGCTTCATTAATGAATCCTACTGATCCACGGTGTCCTATTCGAATGCAATCTGTACCAATTAGTAAAGAACTAAATAAAACAAAATATGATTCGGAAGACCCGCTCGGGGAAGATGACGATAGTCCAGTATCAGGTTTAACACATCGATACCCAGACAGAGTACTTTTTTTAGTGACAAATCAATGTTCAATGTATTGTCGCTACTGTACAAGACGTCGTTTTTCAGGCCAAATTGGAATGGGCGTACCAAAAAAACAATTAGACGAAGCAATTGCCTATATTCGTGATACAGAAGAAATTAGAGACGTACTTATATCTGGTGGAGATGGATTATTAATTAATGACAATATTTTAGAATATATTTTAAAAAATTTAAGAGCAATTGATCATGTAGAAATTATTAGAATAGGCACAAGAGCACCTGTAGTATTTCCTCAACGGATTACAGAAAACCTTTGCGAAATTTTAAAAAAATACCATCCAGTATGGTTAAACACGCATTTTAATACAAGTATTGAAGTTACCGAAGAAGCTAAAAAAGCATGTGAAATGCTTGCAAATGCTGGAGTTCCAGTAGGAAACCAGTCTGTTATCTTAACTGGAATTAATGACAGTGTACCAATTATGAAAAAGTTAATGCATGATTTAGTAAAAATCAGAGTCAGACCATATTATATTTATCAATGTGATTTATCAGAAGGAATTGGTCATTTTAGAGCACCAGTAGCTAAAGGATTAGAGATCATTGAAGGTTTGAGAGGTCATACTTCTGGTTATGCAGTACCTACTGCATTTTTTTCATGCAGAACTATTTAA
- a CDS encoding LCP family protein has protein sequence MLKFFRICLLSILVFCLVGCQIKPSNEGRNEANHKNRQEMSFKNKLLKNSLFFLVIGVDSRGEKNSRSDSIAVVQYNVEDRTLKVASILRDSYVKIKGYKYGYGKINQAYYLGGEKLLKDTIYRNLGIPIDHTVIIDFKGFVGIVDTIVPEGITVDVSQSLIDDMNLKMKPGKNNLHGEQLLKYVRFRHDQNNDFGRVQRQQEVLLKVVSAVKEKLNTFGGIARVPLLLDETTKYVSTDLKLDDILSLASIAFTQPIEKIDRLSIPVDTGYTNETVEHSGAVLKLDLTKNRQSIKQFFKAPSPVIKSKNSNGRKKLKNK, from the coding sequence ATGTTGAAATTTTTTCGAATATGCCTTCTTTCGATCCTTGTTTTTTGTTTAGTTGGTTGCCAAATTAAACCCTCAAATGAGGGTCGAAATGAAGCAAATCATAAAAATAGGCAAGAAATGAGCTTTAAAAATAAGCTGTTAAAAAACTCTTTATTTTTCCTTGTCATCGGTGTTGATTCTCGTGGTGAAAAAAATTCTAGATCAGATAGTATCGCAGTTGTTCAATATAATGTTGAGGACCGTACATTAAAGGTAGCTTCAATTTTAAGGGATTCATATGTCAAAATTAAGGGTTATAAGTATGGATATGGAAAAATAAATCAAGCCTATTATTTAGGTGGTGAAAAACTACTAAAGGATACAATCTATCGTAATCTCGGCATTCCAATTGACCATACAGTCATCATCGATTTTAAAGGTTTTGTTGGCATCGTAGATACGATAGTTCCAGAAGGTATAACTGTAGATGTTAGTCAATCTTTAATTGACGATATGAATTTGAAAATGAAACCTGGAAAAAACAACTTACATGGTGAGCAGCTGTTAAAATACGTTCGCTTTAGACATGATCAAAACAACGATTTTGGAAGAGTCCAACGTCAACAGGAAGTATTATTAAAAGTAGTAAGTGCTGTTAAAGAAAAGTTAAATACATTCGGTGGTATTGCTAGAGTTCCGCTTTTACTAGACGAAACAACAAAATATGTCTCCACCGATTTAAAGCTAGACGACATACTTTCACTAGCCTCTATTGCATTTACTCAACCAATTGAAAAAATTGATCGCTTAAGTATTCCAGTAGATACCGGCTACACGAATGAAACTGTAGAACATTCGGGAGCAGTACTAAAGTTAGACTTAACTAAGAACAGGCAATCAATAAAGCAATTTTTTAAAGCACCTTCACCAGTTATTAAAAGTAAAAATAGTAATGGGCGAAAAAAATTAAAAAATAAATGA
- a CDS encoding HAD family hydrolase, with translation MDKYKIILFDLDGTLSDPKVGITKSVQYALEKMEIIEPDLDKLECFIGPPLQESFAEYYNFDQPKIQKAIEFYRERFTEKGMFENELYSNISSLLKSLKDHQYILVVATSKPTVFSEKILNYFKIDQYFDFIVGSNLDGTRSSKTEIIQYIIDQYDEFDLDNFIMIGDRKHDIIGANNTGIDSIGVTYGYGSVEELNKANSTNIVKNVDELKELLLGKLVK, from the coding sequence ATGGACAAATACAAGATAATATTATTTGATTTAGATGGAACACTTTCAGATCCAAAAGTAGGTATTACGAAATCAGTTCAATATGCATTAGAGAAAATGGAAATAATTGAACCTGATCTTGATAAGCTTGAATGCTTTATAGGACCACCTTTACAAGAATCGTTTGCCGAATATTACAATTTTGATCAACCAAAGATTCAAAAAGCAATCGAGTTTTATAGAGAGAGATTCACGGAAAAAGGGATGTTTGAGAATGAATTATACTCAAATATTTCTTCGTTATTAAAATCCCTAAAAGACCATCAATATATTTTAGTTGTCGCAACATCTAAACCAACAGTTTTTTCTGAAAAAATACTAAACTACTTTAAGATTGATCAGTATTTTGACTTTATTGTTGGAAGTAATCTTGACGGAACTAGATCATCAAAAACTGAAATTATCCAATACATAATTGATCAATACGACGAGTTCGATTTGGATAATTTTATTATGATTGGTGACAGAAAACACGATATCATAGGAGCAAATAATACTGGTATTGATTCGATAGGAGTTACTTATGGATATGGATCAGTTGAAGAACTGAATAAAGCTAACTCAACAAATATTGTAAAAAATGTAGATGAACTAAAGGAATTATTGCTAGGGAAATTAGTTAAGTAA
- a CDS encoding NAD(FAD)-utilizing dehydrogenase, with translation MYDITIIGSGVSSIFLAYTLLQTNQKVLILEKGKSLEERTCGLDRGETCNCEVCGKFYGFAGLGKSEGKFNYSCDFGGELAQKVGKEKLIQLMDEVDELLCLFGADSVQKYSTVNEKLAKKAQDCNLQMLTTEVRHLGTQLSTEIFQRLYTIIASKVDIRFEVDIQNLRKEMNTFTINTNLGKFESKHVVFATGRSGTDWLKEQCTDLNVRQGKTRLDLGIRVEMKEQQLRSILEDTFETKLAFEYDDVISTTYCMNPKGRIVRKFQEGLVMPDGQNFKEKETGTTNLNFTLFTPNYFPSLKEANLYASKIIGSINNDSDRIVVQRLGDLLCGEPTTEVKMEENSIIPTLSADCGDLTKEVPLFYLTILQGFLNQLEEFIGETIDKDTLLYGIDGKFYSPIIETDLNFQTSLDGLFVIGDASGVTHSLSQAAASGIYLGEFLANKEQSEFEVTK, from the coding sequence ATGTATGATATTACAATAATCGGATCAGGTGTAAGTAGTATTTTTTTAGCATATACATTATTACAAACAAATCAAAAGGTATTAATACTTGAAAAAGGAAAATCATTAGAGGAAAGAACGTGTGGACTCGACCGAGGAGAAACTTGTAATTGTGAAGTTTGCGGTAAATTTTATGGCTTTGCAGGACTTGGGAAATCAGAAGGTAAATTTAATTATTCCTGTGATTTTGGTGGAGAATTGGCCCAAAAAGTAGGAAAAGAAAAGTTAATACAATTAATGGATGAAGTTGACGAATTATTATGCCTTTTCGGTGCTGACTCGGTGCAAAAATATTCGACTGTAAATGAAAAGCTAGCAAAGAAAGCGCAAGATTGTAATTTGCAAATGTTAACAACAGAAGTAAGACATCTTGGAACACAGCTTTCAACAGAAATATTTCAACGTTTGTATACTATTATAGCAAGTAAAGTTGATATTCGTTTCGAAGTTGATATTCAAAATCTGAGAAAAGAAATGAATACATTCACTATAAATACGAATCTAGGGAAATTTGAATCTAAACATGTTGTTTTTGCTACAGGTAGATCTGGAACAGATTGGCTAAAAGAGCAATGTACAGATCTCAATGTTAGGCAAGGGAAAACTCGTCTAGATTTAGGAATTAGAGTTGAAATGAAAGAACAACAATTGCGTTCAATTTTGGAAGATACTTTTGAAACAAAACTAGCGTTTGAATATGATGATGTTATTTCAACTACATATTGCATGAATCCAAAAGGTAGAATCGTTCGAAAGTTTCAGGAAGGTTTAGTCATGCCTGATGGACAAAATTTTAAAGAAAAGGAGACAGGAACAACTAATTTAAATTTTACATTGTTTACTCCTAACTATTTTCCTTCTTTAAAGGAAGCAAATCTTTATGCTAGTAAAATCATAGGAAGTATTAATAATGATTCAGATAGAATCGTAGTACAGCGATTAGGTGATCTACTTTGTGGAGAACCAACAACTGAAGTGAAAATGGAAGAAAATAGTATCATACCTACATTAAGTGCAGACTGCGGTGATTTAACGAAAGAAGTACCTTTATTTTATTTAACTATTTTACAAGGATTTTTAAATCAATTGGAAGAATTTATAGGAGAAACGATTGATAAAGATACTCTTCTTTATGGAATCGATGGAAAGTTTTATTCTCCTATTATTGAAACAGATTTAAACTTTCAAACTAGTTTAGACGGATTATTTGTCATTGGTGATGCTTCAGGCGTTACACATTCGTTATCTCAAGCAGCGGCTAGTGGTATTTATTTAGGTGAATTTTTGGCTAATAAAGAACAAAGTGAATTTGAAGTAACTAAATGA
- a CDS encoding recombinase family protein, translating into MNNSINHVAIYLRISQEKKGENADTLFNHRAILTEFAKECGWEFELYQEVLSGGKSELSERPQLQRMLKEIELYDGILVVELSRLSRNGLISEKVLQTCVDYNKPIITRERIYDLANSQSDVLMYRFGSLIASQEHSLIGARSKNNKLSMVKQGMHVSGTVPFGYKRNKNTKRLEIEENNAEIIRYIFKLQNEGLGSYRIRDILNAEGYKSATGKAFNLPSIKRIIRNPAYKGTVVFNDRKRVKQNGKYVYVNVNTIEVENAHPKIVTAAEWEKANGIRDARAESANIIRERPSSVTGVTKLKDLCFCYNCGRKLVICKNNRNASYYIKGCEYLMEDGTKCPNIGINAIYVEELVMQEVGKLRDEIELEIERLLNNDTTDLTTNLEEQLVHLNGKIEEQTKQFNKLIELAISGVFTVNEIASKKRTINDSIELLKAEREELTVRLANTLSASNTEKLSNVLTLVDEIEKGNADPIEINIHLKRFIRKIYYKRMLDSEMQNLSPNNPIRRNAPFTIEIEYL; encoded by the coding sequence ATAAATAACAGTATAAATCATGTTGCTATTTACTTAAGAATATCCCAAGAAAAGAAAGGTGAAAATGCCGACACATTATTTAACCATAGAGCCATTCTAACGGAATTTGCTAAGGAATGTGGATGGGAATTCGAACTGTACCAAGAAGTATTAAGCGGTGGTAAATCCGAGTTAAGTGAACGCCCCCAATTACAACGCATGTTAAAGGAAATCGAGTTATACGACGGTATATTGGTAGTAGAATTAAGCCGTTTAAGCCGTAATGGTCTAATTAGTGAAAAAGTGTTGCAAACTTGTGTAGATTATAATAAGCCAATCATTACTAGAGAACGGATTTACGACTTAGCGAATAGTCAATCTGACGTATTAATGTACCGTTTTGGAAGTTTAATTGCTTCACAAGAACACTCTTTAATAGGTGCTCGCAGTAAAAATAATAAATTATCAATGGTTAAACAAGGTATGCACGTTAGTGGTACTGTACCATTTGGATACAAACGAAATAAAAATACGAAACGATTAGAAATAGAAGAGAACAATGCAGAAATTATTCGTTACATATTTAAGCTGCAAAATGAAGGATTAGGGAGCTATCGTATACGAGACATACTGAATGCAGAAGGATATAAAAGTGCAACAGGTAAAGCGTTTAACTTACCAAGTATTAAACGGATCATTCGTAATCCAGCTTATAAGGGGACGGTTGTATTTAATGATCGTAAGCGAGTTAAACAAAATGGTAAGTATGTTTATGTTAACGTTAATACAATAGAGGTGGAAAATGCACATCCCAAAATTGTTACTGCAGCAGAGTGGGAAAAAGCTAATGGAATACGTGATGCAAGGGCAGAATCGGCAAATATTATTAGAGAAAGACCTAGCTCAGTTACAGGTGTTACCAAATTAAAAGATTTATGTTTTTGCTATAACTGTGGTAGAAAGCTAGTTATTTGTAAAAACAATCGAAATGCAAGTTATTACATTAAAGGGTGCGAGTACTTAATGGAAGATGGTACAAAATGCCCGAATATTGGTATAAATGCTATTTATGTTGAAGAGTTAGTAATGCAAGAAGTAGGGAAGTTAAGAGATGAAATTGAATTAGAAATTGAACGCCTACTAAATAATGATACAACTGATTTAACAACCAATTTAGAAGAACAATTAGTCCATTTAAATGGGAAAATAGAAGAACAAACAAAACAATTTAATAAGTTAATTGAATTAGCCATAAGTGGAGTATTTACGGTTAATGAAATAGCAAGTAAAAAGAGGACAATAAACGATTCCATTGAATTATTAAAAGCAGAACGTGAGGAACTGACAGTTAGACTCGCAAATACTCTTTCTGCGTCAAATACAGAAAAGCTGTCTAATGTTTTAACCTTGGTGGATGAAATTGAAAAGGGTAATGCAGATCCTATAGAAATCAATATTCACTTGAAAAGGTTTATACGTAAAATATATTATAAACGGATGCTAGACTCAGAAATGCAAAACTTATCACCAAATAATCCTATCCGTCGCAACGCGCCTTTTACGATTGAAATAGAATACCTTTGA
- a CDS encoding class I SAM-dependent methyltransferase, with protein MLTENFIECYVLISNDWEGKNIKSKSIHFRINETILEKFEDALIYEGINKTEFLTHAIQNFCAKVASQKMNDVKRQYEASTHLQVRIDTHILYEEKRVDLDEWVIKLLNLTKDEKILDIGCATGAFLSLLQTKGHRGVLTGLDQSSKMIEEATKNSKKKNLTIEWIIGDARKLPFLGNSYDWLVARHMLYHVPNLQETIEGFKRVIKPNGGLITTTNSRDSLPKIRELCNDMLFEFGFPERVSPTAPFCIENAKELLNSTFDRVDETVISNSLIFEQPEPIMNYVVSMFPSLNIPQDTGLYTDMKKWLKVEVENRLASNGRVWRDPKDVGFYLCRK; from the coding sequence ATGCTTACCGAAAATTTTATAGAGTGCTATGTTCTTATTAGTAATGATTGGGAGGGGAAAAACATCAAAAGTAAGAGTATTCACTTTAGAATCAATGAAACAATTTTAGAAAAATTTGAAGATGCTTTAATATACGAAGGAATAAACAAAACAGAATTCCTAACCCATGCGATTCAAAATTTTTGTGCAAAAGTGGCATCACAAAAAATGAATGATGTGAAACGTCAATATGAAGCTAGTACACATTTGCAAGTACGAATTGATACACATATATTGTACGAAGAAAAACGGGTCGATTTAGATGAATGGGTTATTAAGCTATTAAATTTAACAAAAGATGAAAAGATACTAGACATTGGATGTGCGACTGGGGCATTCCTTTCGCTACTACAAACAAAAGGTCATAGAGGAGTACTTACCGGACTTGATCAGTCATCAAAAATGATTGAAGAAGCAACTAAGAACTCTAAAAAAAAGAATTTAACTATTGAATGGATTATTGGTGATGCAAGAAAACTTCCTTTTTTAGGAAATTCATATGATTGGCTAGTAGCAAGACATATGCTTTATCATGTCCCAAATCTTCAAGAAACAATAGAAGGTTTTAAACGAGTTATTAAACCAAACGGAGGACTAATTACTACTACAAATTCTCGTGATTCATTACCAAAAATTAGGGAGCTTTGTAATGACATGCTATTTGAATTTGGTTTCCCTGAAAGAGTTTCGCCTACTGCTCCATTTTGTATAGAGAATGCAAAAGAACTGTTAAACTCAACTTTTGATCGAGTAGACGAAACAGTGATTTCTAATTCATTAATTTTTGAACAACCAGAGCCAATCATGAATTATGTAGTCAGCATGTTTCCGTCATTAAATATACCACAAGATACTGGCTTATACACTGATATGAAAAAATGGTTGAAAGTTGAAGTTGAGAATAGATTAGCAAGTAATGGAAGAGTATGGCGTGATCCTAAGGATGTAGGGTTCTATTTATGTAGAAAATAA
- a CDS encoding histidine phosphatase family protein, whose translation MLTNLYFVRHAHSTYTPDELGRPLSKRGFSDALIVADLLLKEKIDFVVSSPYKRAIQTVEAVAKSLKKEIEIEANFKERELSKKPVEDFNYVITQVWKDFNLSWEGGESNVNAQKRGIEATKKILKDYERKNVVIGTHGNIMVLIMNYFDQKYDFEFWNNLAMPDIYRLTFEGESLIEVKRIWK comes from the coding sequence ATGTTAACTAACTTATACTTTGTAAGACATGCACATTCTACGTATACTCCTGATGAATTGGGGCGTCCATTATCAAAGAGAGGTTTTTCTGACGCACTAATAGTAGCAGATCTACTCTTAAAAGAAAAAATTGACTTTGTTGTTTCAAGCCCATATAAACGGGCTATTCAAACTGTCGAAGCGGTTGCCAAATCGTTAAAAAAAGAAATTGAAATTGAAGCGAATTTTAAAGAACGTGAACTCTCAAAAAAGCCTGTTGAGGACTTTAACTATGTCATAACTCAAGTATGGAAGGACTTTAATTTATCTTGGGAGGGTGGAGAATCAAACGTTAATGCACAGAAAAGAGGAATTGAGGCTACGAAGAAGATTTTAAAAGATTACGAGAGGAAAAATGTTGTAATAGGAACACATGGTAATATTATGGTCCTAATTATGAATTATTTTGATCAGAAATATGACTTTGAATTTTGGAATAACCTTGCAATGCCAGATATCTATCGACTAACTTTTGAAGGTGAATCATTAATTGAAGTGAAAAGAATATGGAAGTAA
- a CDS encoding histidine phosphatase family protein, with protein sequence MTNKIHLYLIRHGETYLNRYKRMQGWADSPLTEEGKIVAIDCGKRLSEIQFDRVYTSDSGRTVETAELILQQNNYEIPVIRKTKAFRESFFGSFEGEFSAVALGKVAKDNGYSSFGELMRNRTLEDITNFFKESDPYHHAENYSELWNRIEKGLDELIIENNKNDENVLIVTHGNTIRNIVKKFSEEFNIELEIKNASITLLEYSSETYKVISFNQ encoded by the coding sequence ATGACAAATAAAATTCATTTATATTTAATTCGACATGGTGAAACTTATTTAAATCGTTATAAAAGAATGCAAGGTTGGGCCGATAGTCCATTAACAGAAGAAGGAAAAATTGTTGCGATTGATTGTGGTAAGAGATTATCCGAAATTCAATTTGATCGCGTTTATACAAGTGATTCAGGCAGAACGGTTGAAACGGCCGAATTAATTTTACAACAAAACAATTACGAAATACCTGTCATCAGAAAAACAAAAGCCTTTCGAGAATCTTTTTTTGGTAGTTTTGAAGGAGAATTTTCAGCTGTAGCTTTAGGTAAAGTTGCAAAAGATAACGGTTATTCTTCATTTGGGGAACTAATGCGAAATCGAACACTTGAAGATATAACAAATTTTTTTAAAGAATCTGATCCATACCATCATGCCGAAAACTATAGTGAACTATGGAATCGTATAGAAAAAGGCCTTGATGAACTCATTATAGAAAACAATAAAAACGATGAAAATGTTTTAATCGTCACTCATGGAAATACAATCCGCAATATCGTAAAAAAATTTTCAGAGGAATTTAATATTGAATTAGAAATAAAGAACGCTAGTATTACATTATTGGAATATTCATCTGAAACTTATAAAGTGATTTCTTTTAATCAGTAA
- a CDS encoding HAD hydrolase-like protein, giving the protein MQQALIFDMDGTLFQTDKILELSLEDTFNHLRSLNLWNSVTPIEKYRQIMGVPLPKVWEALLPEYSIEVREQTDAFFQERLIDNIINGNGALYPNVKEIFAYLKENNYSIYIASNGLTNYLSAIVKYYQLDNWVTETFSIQQIQSLNKSELVKTILKKFEIMDGAVIGDRLSDINAAKDNNLMAIGCRFDFSQEDELKQAELVIDDLIQLKTVFPKTNGILSS; this is encoded by the coding sequence TTGCAACAGGCACTTATATTTGATATGGATGGAACATTATTTCAAACTGATAAAATTTTAGAGCTATCACTTGAAGATACATTTAATCACTTAAGATCACTAAATTTATGGAACTCAGTAACACCTATTGAAAAGTATCGTCAAATAATGGGCGTACCTTTACCAAAAGTTTGGGAGGCTTTATTACCTGAGTATTCTATTGAAGTACGAGAACAAACAGATGCTTTTTTCCAGGAAAGATTAATTGATAATATTATTAATGGGAATGGAGCTTTATATCCTAATGTAAAAGAGATTTTTGCTTATTTAAAAGAAAATAATTATTCAATTTACATAGCGAGTAATGGTTTAACAAACTATTTAAGTGCAATTGTTAAGTATTATCAGTTAGATAATTGGGTTACAGAAACGTTTAGTATCCAGCAAATTCAATCGCTAAATAAGAGCGAATTAGTTAAAACCATCCTTAAAAAGTTTGAGATTATGGACGGAGCTGTAATAGGAGATCGATTATCTGACATAAATGCAGCTAAGGATAATAATTTAATGGCGATTGGATGTAGGTTTGATTTTTCACAAGAAGATGAACTCAAACAAGCAGAGTTGGTAATTGATGATTTAATTCAATTAAAAACTGTTTTTCCTAAAACGAATGGTATTTTAAGTAGCTAA
- a CDS encoding YjcZ family sporulation protein has translation MKGYSPYYGGGGCGFGCGGGGFALIVVLFILLIIIGASFVNC, from the coding sequence ATGAAAGGTTATTCACCTTATTACGGCGGTGGCGGTTGTGGCTTTGGATGTGGCGGCGGAGGATTTGCGCTAATCGTTGTATTGTTTATTTTATTAATTATCATCGGTGCTTCATTTGTAAATTGCTAA
- a CDS encoding class I SAM-dependent methyltransferase, translated as MSKIISYYNKFDEWGRLEREPVEFQVNCHFIKKYLPKTGCILDNGAGPGKYSMELAKDGYRVTLTDLTPRLVEIAKNKALEFQLDGQFDGFYAADARELGLLSDEQFDASLMLGPMYHLQEEKDRFQAVKELNRVTKKNGLVFVAFMPRIRHVFSSLLAPNNWRPNDNLDTILEFSKSGCFNHADEGRFTGAYYFNIEDINPFMEQQGFENLELIGSNVGTILNDESWNYWRNRGESEVEKIISLLIEKASDPYILGTSSHLLYIGKKK; from the coding sequence TTGAGTAAAATTATTAGTTATTACAATAAATTTGATGAGTGGGGAAGGCTTGAACGTGAACCAGTTGAATTCCAAGTTAATTGTCACTTTATAAAAAAATATTTACCAAAAACAGGATGCATACTTGATAATGGCGCAGGACCAGGAAAATATTCAATGGAGCTTGCTAAAGATGGTTATCGAGTAACCTTAACGGATTTAACACCGAGACTAGTTGAAATTGCTAAAAATAAAGCTCTAGAGTTTCAACTAGATGGACAATTTGATGGATTTTATGCTGCTGATGCAAGAGAACTAGGTCTGCTCAGTGATGAGCAGTTTGATGCATCATTAATGCTTGGTCCGATGTACCATTTACAAGAAGAAAAAGATCGTTTTCAAGCTGTGAAAGAGTTAAATAGAGTGACAAAAAAGAATGGACTTGTTTTTGTCGCTTTTATGCCGAGAATCAGACATGTATTTTCTTCACTTTTAGCTCCAAATAACTGGAGGCCAAACGATAATTTGGATACTATTCTCGAGTTTTCTAAATCTGGTTGCTTTAATCATGCAGATGAGGGACGTTTTACTGGAGCATATTATTTTAATATTGAAGACATCAATCCTTTTATGGAACAACAAGGTTTTGAAAATTTAGAATTAATAGGGTCAAATGTTGGAACTATTTTAAACGATGAAAGTTGGAATTACTGGAGAAATAGAGGCGAATCTGAGGTAGAAAAAATTATTAGTTTACTTATAGAAAAAGCATCAGATCCGTATATTCTTGGGACTTCCTCTCACCTTCTTTATATTGGTAAGAAAAAATAA
- a CDS encoding DUF2837 family protein: MEIITGKVIIISVFIFIVTMIETLAYSTRISGARVKLIATALSLFSTLVIVSRFSTMIQQPLTAKLIAQAPDTNKLDYLEEQYRILIGVTTMGVLVGILLFPTFVNIFSRAIIQLSKQRGSVVGLFISQFNRNGFTKIIKCFKVPSLSYLKGITLRTIPKRLFVINVIITSIYTISVLSSIYASMLVPKDLAQAALMSSGIVNGISTILLTLFIDPKASVLADRVMKKQSDYIYLKSYSLTMISSKFIGTLFSQILFIPAAYYVAWFAKWI; the protein is encoded by the coding sequence ATGGAAATAATTACAGGAAAAGTGATCATTATATCTGTATTTATATTTATTGTGACAATGATAGAAACTTTAGCTTATTCGACTAGAATATCTGGTGCACGAGTAAAATTAATTGCAACTGCATTATCTTTATTTAGTACTTTAGTAATTGTTTCAAGGTTTTCTACAATGATTCAGCAACCTTTAACGGCCAAACTTATTGCGCAAGCACCAGATACAAACAAATTAGATTATTTAGAGGAACAGTATAGGATTTTAATTGGGGTAACAACAATGGGAGTACTAGTTGGTATACTATTATTCCCTACTTTTGTAAATATATTTTCAAGGGCAATTATTCAATTATCTAAACAACGTGGTTCCGTTGTAGGGCTGTTTATTAGCCAGTTTAATCGTAATGGATTTACTAAGATTATTAAGTGTTTTAAAGTTCCAAGTTTATCCTATTTAAAAGGTATAACATTAAGAACGATTCCAAAACGTCTGTTTGTTATAAATGTTATTATCACATCTATATACACAATATCTGTACTTTCTTCAATCTATGCATCAATGTTAGTACCGAAAGATCTTGCTCAGGCTGCATTAATGTCATCTGGAATTGTTAATGGTATATCTACAATTTTATTAACATTATTTATTGACCCTAAAGCTTCTGTTTTAGCAGATCGAGTTATGAAAAAACAAAGTGATTATATTTATTTGAAAAGTTATTCGTTAACTATGATTAGTTCTAAATTTATAGGGACACTTTTTTCTCAAATTTTATTTATTCCTGCTGCTTACTATGTTGCATGGTTTGCAAAGTGGATATAA